ggataaaaaaaaatcttactaCAATAAACGGCCAACCTGGTGGcgggataatacattttatagggcCCGGTGGCAGGGCTATAAGAAACAATGTTCAAGGGCGCCCATCAATCAGAACCTAGGGGggtgacaatataataaaacaaaccaaatccaacaaaattgtttttattaaataacagaaaatagataataatattatacgacgtaGATAAACGATTAACaatgtagtataatatcatcattacaattagttgtttattattacaattaaaaaaattactatcatTTCATATTTGTCTAGGGCAGTGTTTCCCAAACTTTTTGCAATGGCGACCCATAAATTTAATCTTTATTGGGTACTCAAACccctgctaaaaaaaaaaaatcaagtatgccataaataaataatatttttattattattaattttatcattacatttttataaaatacaatacttgataattaacacataataaataaataaaataaattataaaaaaatttaaaaacaataatcgtAACCGCGAGTCGAGACCCATCAAAACAATTTTGCGAACCATGGTTTGGGAAATGCTGGTAGGGGGATGACTTGTCACCCTCTTGCACCCCGTAATGGGCGCCCTTGCAAGTACCTAattatgtattcattatatataagtatttaggaggttaaaatatgttttctaatTGTGGTTCTGAATGTGATAATTTCTTAAtatcaattgaatttttaaactattaaatgtcCATGTTCATCCGAAGGCCAAAAGTAAAGTCCGTGTACCATCCATATTGActtaaacaaatagtttttttttttttttttactactattAATCTTATTTGAAATTCTTAAATCCATATTACAATaacttacataattatattctgTTGTAAgaacataatttaattgtgagactatattatttacaagtagTTAACCGCCTCAAAGGACTAATTATTAGACTTAATTTCTAATCAATTGACCTACTTTAAAAGCACTTATTTTACCCATTGTTCACAGAAAaccacattatataatttttacattttacacttgCTTCGTCgtttaatatatacttttacttGTAGGTTCGCTGGGCTGATATGGAAGAAAGGCGAGAACAAGAAAAAATGCGTGCTATAGGCTTTGTTGTTGGGCAAACTGACTGGAATCGGATGTTAGGCCGGGATCAAGGTGAAAGCAAGTtaacacaaacaaaatatatttgaacatttgaatatgttaaaatgtgcttgactttttaaacaaaatttatttttattatttttaaatgtatatattttaatgttaataattgaaaaaaaatatgtaaaatctatCTGTGTGCCTTTGTTAAACAACTTTTATTAGGTAAACtgaattcaatattatgtataaaaaatatattacatacttaatattatatacgtttgaGTTGTAACAATACtgtaaaataaagaaatcaaGAAACCAAACAATGGATTAAATTTAATCACCTTAGAACTTAATACCAGTAAGTATACACAATGTCATTCCAttactgtaatttttatttaaagtacctacttattatagatgttttcaaattttttaaccataatattGTCAAGAGTAGTAGTTTCAATAGTTGACTGTTTGTCTTCGATGAAATCATTGCGCGGTCGTATTTTTGTCTGCTTTGTTATGCGCGTCATCAACACTGGTCCTTGTTTGCTTTCATCCAAGGATCTCTAAAgcccgaataaaaaaaataaatctattcaaATTTCCACCTCTACTATGCATTTatcacatacataatatatatataatatcttatatattaaacataatatccatattgttataaattaagcaGATCAgttgtgtataatttttattagatataataataatattattggtattactTGTagtatgttcaaaaaaaatagaaatgccAGCAACGCTAATGCAGACGATGTCGTTGATGTCGAACGTCTCATGCttcgtttttgttttcttttggAGAAATTACTATAcacatacattaatacattatattattattattattattattattattattattattattattattgttattataaccacctattatattaatatgttttattaaaataaaatattatataggtaatatattatattgctcacCTTGTACTATACGCGCGCCCTATGTTCAATGGTAATAAATAACCATTGTTGTCGTTATGAGTTCCTCGACTATCTGAAATATTATGTGTCTGTGCATTAGTGGCAGACAACGACATGACGTGAATTGTACGTGTCTGCGGTACACTTTTTTATCTGTATTATTATGCTAATCGGTgcagttttttgttttgtttcagaaaaagattattgtaaaatatttgggAGTCGAAAAGTTTAAAGCTTGTCGTTGGGCGAATAAGATAATCTTGACTGACTTTCAAACATCTCCGGCACAATAACAGCATATTATTCACATGCATCGCACTTGCGCAGGTGTAAACAATTTGAAGAGTCAACAGCCATGACTGTGAAGTATGCCCATCGGTGTCTTCGAAATTATGTTcccaatcataataatagtcTTATTATAAACCGTtagctttattttattttatttttacagctaaattttaattgtaatagtcTGTGAATATGTTATTTCTTGCtttctgttattattatcatttaagtgaaaaaaaattataataatttgtaatttgttttttttttatttataaatttacgtCAAATTATtgcacattttatataaatctggtattttaatttgttttattaaatatttacactttccgagtaaatataaactaataatagaatattttgttttataatttattattcttatttaataggtacctataggttataacttaaaagtacaaatttgaaaaatcgtaCTTACGCGTCTGAGCAGTAGTGTATCCAGAAGTCCCCCAAGGTGGGGGGGGGAGTgaattttcaaaacttaaactatttttttatagcctaatattataattaaaaataacgtaaTAAAGACAGCCCAAATGAGGGGGGGGTGATCGCCCCTTCGCCCCCTGTATCTACCATGACGCTGTGTCGTAGGTTGAAAGGAGGTGGTTAAGTCCCCCTCCagaaatatcaaatgtaaaattgtacatTCGCGGGCATAAATTTGCTCTGAAAATATCACAATCCGGTATTCCGGTAACTGGCAACATTAAAATACTTAagacataaaacaaatttataaattattacagagCATAcgacatattaggtacctacacgaatCTTGCACCCCCCTAAAAATGTTCTACTTTATGAAGTAATCAAGTAAACGTACTAAATTTGTATACGTCACTGGTTATACCACTTaacggtaggtacctatacgtacctagtcaaaagtaaatttagcTATTCTTCCGTATACCATAGTAATAATAGGAATCGGAGGGATAGGAGGCCTCTATGTGCTGCTGAGTCTCCATAAaaacttttgtaaaatatagGTTGGGTGGGTACCATATGGTATATACTAACTTTTTGtcatgataattataaaattaaaatacgaatatcCAAATTCCAAGTACTGCAAGTACATgtctacatatttaataattattgaaactcTGATCTCTATTTTACGCTCTAAATACACCACGGACGTACCTAGCAGCTACTATATTCGGTGAAAGTTTCCACATGCTTTTGGAAATggaaatgcatttattatattgacgaATCTCGAATAACGATATGCGATTATTGATATACTGTGGTAGCCACAGCcgagcccggattaagacattttgaggcccagggacCAAAGTTTTAAAAGAGGCctctgtacgaaaaaaaaaaataatagtttattataatattatgtacattatgtttataatgtatatattatttaatattaggtacctgttataataaatatatatacatattaagtacttggcaataaataatatatcattttatttataaattataatgtataagctaTTTCcttcgctaaataatcatcgatttttaaggtgatttatgcagtgttattgCGTATAACGAAGAAAGTAATGGAAAAGTCTGAGGCCCCTTGATAAATTTGAACTATTGAGGCCTGGGGGCCATGTCCCCCTCTGGACcaccccttaatccgggcttggccACAGCCCTGCACAGACTATTACAAACAAGGGCGGATCCAGAAATATTTTACGGGGGGGAGCGTAAAATTGTCCTTAAAATCGGATCCTCCAGGGCTCCAGCAAAAACCGTTTTATTACTCAACGTAGACACAGAGTAAGTCTAGAATACTATACACagcgtacctacattatatttcacGCTAGGTAATGCAATGCCGATTGCCGAATGCACAAAAATATCACTTTTCACAAATGGAATGATGTGCAACGGCCGAcgaattataatcaataatattattaattatatttttgtaatgtttttttttctccagaAATGACAACGGTAAGAATGGTCGACGACGGCAATTCATaccgataattttatttatttataatgccataatggtacaataataatgatatttggtTTCGGGTAATAGTTGTCAACGAAGAAAATCTAATTGTCGTCGTCGATAACAAGAAATTGTTTATCATCGACGACGATCGATGACGGAACGCAATTTAGCTATAAGCcgataacacattaacacagtaggtacctaacacaaTTACACACTCGCACACaacacatataaaattataatattttatttttcgtaaatttatattttataatactgtattttgtNNNNNNNNNNNNNNNNNNNNNNNNNNNNNNNNNNNNNNNNNNNNNNNNNNNNNNNNNNNNNNNNNNNNNNNNNNNNNNNNNNNNNNNNNNNNNNNNNNNNNNNNNNNNNNNNNNNNNNNNNNNNNNNNNNNNNNNNNNNNNNNNNNNNNNNNNNNNNNNNNNNNNNNNNNNNNNNNNNNNNNNNNNNNNNNNNNNNNNNNNNNNNNNNNNNNNNNNNNNNNNNNNNNNNNNNNNNNNNNNNNNNNNNNNNNNNNNNNNNNNNNNNNNNNNNNNNNNNNNNNNNNNNNNNNNNNNNNNNNNNNNNNNNNNNNNNNNNNNNNNNNNNNNNNNNNTTtaggagttttttttttggtaggggGCATACGCTTCTGCTTtagattatgaaattaaaaatgtatgttgtcgtTCAAATGagtaaaaaagttgaaaacgataacgataaaaaatacattttttctaaaaattttgttttgtattgacTTATTGTAGTGTTTTCTGAAATCCTGACTGTCTTACGTTAAATCAGGCACGAAACTAGGATTTCACAATATTAGAGTGGCCTGATTATCACCAACGTTTTTCCAGAACTGCCAACATTTActcgcatataatatacctacttatatacgATCATACCATTTATCGTGGTACCAAGCTAACCATCGCTAACCAAGCAATGATGCCGGGATGGAAACTGTTGACTTATAATGAAATAGGAATGAAGGTTCATAATATAGATGCATTGCGTCCTATGTTACCACGACGAATACGACGAGTACCTATCAATGAACGATTTATCTATTCTTAGTTCTGGCAATCGAATCAATTTGAATATTCAAATTGATTCGATTGCCAGAACTCAGAATATGGTTTAACTTATTTTACTCAATTATATTTGAGCCTAGGCAGTCTTggataaaatacttttgaaaagtatttggaataaatactcgaatacttatgaaaaatagtattccgAATATGAATTCGAatacttgataaatataatattccgaataaagtaggtatttagaatacttaaaaatatttttgataaatatatgaaatgacACCTGTTATAATTGAAGGGTGGAAATGCAAAaggtggtattgccaaaaaccaaaatgttcacaaatcaaGGAAAACCGTAACACATTTTCTGACGACTATATAAACGCtcagaataagtttatttatatgtgaaaaataaaaagtaaacgattgaaagtgtcaaaataaatctacctaaattgtaaacattgtttttaatgattcAAACATTTCGTATCAGAGCAAAACGTGGTATAATTGCACGTTTTGAAAAGGTAATGGCAATATCACGTTTTAAAGTTGTTCCTATTTCTGCTGATGCAAAACGCATTATTGACAGCAATACCACGatttgaagaaaaatgtaatattggtaatagtgtaataccatgtttttcaattatattaagtatgctccaatactaataacatgagcaataatacgttttgactttAACATgataataccacgttttgcTTTGACGTTAAATGTGGCAATATCACGTTATGTATTGTCGCATTGAACATCAGtttcaaaaacgattttattcacaaaagtaaTCGATACAATTTAATTCTGACAGCAAAATCGAATTCCTCACATTTTTCCCCATTAAAATCGATGTTTAActcgattttcgaaattttggcaatattatacgttttgcATTTGCACCcttcaattttgatattgtatgatattaatagatacctattattgattccaaatttttcactcataaaatatacattttatatttttgtttttaatcaaatgCAAGCCGCAAGGAATAACATACAAATCAAACACtttaatttccatattataaaagtattccgaataaagtattcagaatagtttcaaaagtattcagaatacatcacaaaatacttttggaaatagtattctaaaagtattcggaatactacccaagaCTGGATaggatattttaacaatataatggaGTGGCCTGTAAATATTTTGGGTGGCCGGGCCACTCTAGGACACCTCTTAGCTACGTGCCTGTAATGTGCCTATAATGTGCCTATCACCTATGAATAATTATGCGAGGAGTTGCATTGCGCTTGTGCACATCGATCATCTAATTCGGTGACTCGTCGCTATATTATATCGGCAACAAAATCATACGCTGTGGctccatccatagtatatgatctaGGAAATATACTATATGATCACTTTGTCGTTGAAATTACGGATACTAGATAGGTTTgtattatcgtatatattacGTACAATTAGATAGGTAATCAAATCTGTCCTATCTAATTACCTATCTTGTAACTCGTAAGTCGTAGTggtatcaaacaaataaaatatatgtaagaaTAGTTTTGTATAGTGTTATTGTTACGTATAAATACCATTCGACATAAATGTGTGTAGTAATTAATTCACTTTGCCCACTTGAATTCGGGCGGAGTACACTAGCTTTGCTCGGGCAATCTCATACAATGCCCGGCcaatgtttgaaaaatttgaacagATATTAAAATGGTCATTTTTACATTACTATGATTCCATCTTCCGGTTTCGTTCTAGGCGTTTTTAAgacacaaaaatatgtataacaaataattagtataatttgtatagtgtAACAACTGGCAACTGCAACCAAGTACCAACCATTTGtaactttttaagtattttatttaattgtgtataataattataggtatgcaGTACTTAATGTACTAGCGTGACACTGTGACAgccatgtgtataataataattgtacgtacctacttactaaaaataatattttagtttatctaTGTTTATTCCTTAGTAATTGCCACCACATCTCTCCCCCTTCAGACGTCAGGAGACCGcatctattttacatttttaaataattgcattgtaATCTAatgttttaatcaaataaaagaatttatttttataatttattatgccatCTAATTTGTTGTCGAAGAACAGGGCCCCTAtatttatccataataatatctttaagttACTCTGAAGTACTAGGAGCCTGCATGTTattcttagtaggtacctattactacTTAAAGTTGCCACTTCAGAAAGataattttccaaattaaaacttattaagaATTTTCTAAGAAATTCTATAGCACaagattatttgattatttgattatttttttattattattattttattattatattaatgttgaaCAACACCGTACATCTCAATTTAATTTGGGAATGTTATATATGACTTTGCTAATTTAAAAGCAAGAAAAATGCATTTCCGttcttaatttgtataattattctatttcatattatgaGTATATTTAGTATTCTGATTTATGACACGTTGTCAATGACTTGAAACAagttatacaattgtatattatattgtttgtaattatttttttttctatataatatgtaggtagtactgtagtaggtaccatattatattatataatttattgaattaatgtcTTATGTTAacatcaagtaggtacctaataagtgTGATCAATTGATatcttattaattgttattatttgtatctgtTTGTTCTTAAATCGTTGTAACTCGTAGTATCCATAGgttaccgaaaaaaaaattggaaaattcatGTGGGtgctaaattaaatttgttcccaataaattattataatttataattatattgtaagtaccaatattatgttcatgagggggggggggttgaacctaaaaatttaaaaatagatgcGGGGCGCCGTCGGGACCCCCTGAGCTAATGATTAGCAGCCCTCTACAGGGATATTGCCGTTTGTTACGGCCGCGGCATTACCTTCAGTGTCGGTGGATTCTTACAACGGGCAGCTTCTCTGTTCGTCCAGATACCGTGGTTATCGTAGGTTATTGTATATGTAACATTGTTATGTGACTGCCGCTGTGATGTcagttattgttgttgttgttgttgtttttgtggTTGTAATGTTGTATCTATACTTGGGTTAATGGTAAGGTGTCTTTTCTGTATTGGCAGGTTTAACCGATCAATAGCTATAAtgtcagtggcgtcatttcagtttttattaggCTAGGGCAACTTTTCACGGATTTTCAAAATCCAAATTTTTTCCACTCAGATTCTCGTAGCGTAGTGCCATAGTGGTTaaaggtggggggggggggtgtggtAAATTTGCCGACTTAAGGTTGATATAAATACTAGACTGGGGCATATGCCCAAGTTGCCCcaccccaaatgacgccactgtataatgtatattatataatatagtcattatgtaataatattatgaacgttTTCGGTTCTCTTTCTAAAACTTGAAATGAACCATTCCATCGTAAGGTATTTCTAACGGTGGGTATACCATATGGGtagaaggtacctatatcttCAACTTACTGTCATTGTTTTTGTTGTGTTGCCGATCTCGTCGGGGTCCAAAATgtatacgagaaaaaaatacacaagGGCACTGAATTAGagccacggggggggggggtctgtTCAACCTCCCACCTTTGGTATTTTTTACTATGTGTCTTTATTGAATTCACAAAAAAACACTAATTATCGAATATCAATACATCGaaatttatagattattaataatcgataggtaatctaaaattttattttagtataggtacaaacAATACATAAGATGttgattaaatgtataatatattacttatagaaatgttatctataatagtataatctttatattatcataatatatagccaCATTcggtatcaatatatttatttatttagaaaaaattaactgGTAGGTAGTACCCTTTGAATTCAAAgcaggtaggtatttaataataacactagGTAGCAgacataataatacaagtaggtaataataatgttaaataatatatacaattatttagtaatttaaacaaaaaattaaaatcatttaaaaagcAAGGGGATCTTCACTGTCTGTATCAAGACATTAAGCGCCTCAGccactattgtttttatataattgcttTTTAATTAGAGAATATGAAATGGAAGTTGCatgcttttttaaataattaatatttttagtattatataatattcttattctaTATTCGGTAGGATATCCATATTAGCCATTCCATCAACTttttgcattgttttttttttttcgttaatatATTTACTGCACCATTTTGATATAGTAAGATAATCACTAGCTAGGAACAAACAAAAATCatttacatcaataataattgttttcatattaatagcttaaaattaatcttaataattttaaaatattattgcttatattaattattaagttcccactaataaatttgaatttcaataaaataatcaacatcGTTTGTAGTATAATTTGGGGGCTTTCACATTCCACATCCACAAATCAGCTCACATCAGCACACACCTCACAGAGTGATCTTGGCACAACGTCTCTCCTCACTTGTGTGCCATTAGTATGACATAATTCaacctttaatatttttaaatatctccGGCGGGTTAGTGAGATGTCACCCTAGCCCAAACATGACTCAAAATCAAAGTTTTACCaaacattttcaagaatttATTTCGCAAAAATGTACAAGATGACATttcgtaggtattatattatacaaaacaaattagaatatttaaatgggTGTCTATAAATGTCTcaaacaaaagtcaaaacattaagaaaattctatcatatttataaaattctaatatgaacatttggcgaaaatgttttagaaaaaaaacgattctaataGCGGCTagaccagtggttttcaaacttttattgaATGTACCGCATTAAAAAACGTGCTCCTTAAAAAATGTGAACGGTACATTGACCTTTTTTTtgcactaaattattatatgaacaaaattgctctgaattataattatataagtacatttaattagaaatatgtGCTTGACGAGCtaacaaatgtttattaattatatttatataattttattcttcgACGAATAGTTGAACTTTCCGAAAGCTCCCGGCACACCAGTGTGCCGCGTCACCCAGTTTGAAGACTACTAGGCTAGACGAATGTATtggatttacaatgatgtgtgtttttaaaattaatttattaattttatttctgtcTGACGTCACCTTTtgaggcagtaaaaatgcttggatttactatttcagcatcttttctggtaaAAATATCTAGTTGGGAATtactttggggagtcaaaagtaaaaaaattaaggaaaaacagagaTTTTTACATCAAGCCAGTTTtagaaattttcactgaatgtataTTGGCTTTtcttataaaccaaaaataagaaaatattttgactctttttaagctatttataggcatactacatttttccaaatttattatagttatttattaaattaatgtcgGTAGTAAAAAATTCGCTCactcaaaaacttaaaaatataatacaatctagGTTTTTTATAAGCTGatgttagtggaaattaaaattaacttgagtCTAAATCCTCAATAATGTTGTATGtgattaaagttataattttgaaaaaaatggttatattaagacaatttttttagtaagaaattcattaattttttttatgtctaagAATTAagatttcaaattgaatacacGTTTCCTCATAAGGAGgactgtgaatttaatgcactaaaaaaccttaaaaaatatcaaaaaaatgcaatataaaatgccaaaaattatagcataaaattcacttaaaattgtttttaatttaatttttatatttatattgatattatcggatattatatacattagtacattacattCAACATgcatggaaattaaaaaaaaaatagtaaaaatattgattcaattttaattttgtataatgctgttcacttgaaacttttttaaaattttttttttgtatttattttgttaaattaataaataaacttaaatatatttatttg
This portion of the Acyrthosiphon pisum isolate AL4f chromosome A1, pea_aphid_22Mar2018_4r6ur, whole genome shotgun sequence genome encodes:
- the LOC100575107 gene encoding uncharacterized protein LOC100575107 isoform X1, whose product is MSLSATNAQTHNISDSRGTHNDNNGYLLPLNIGRAYSTSNFSKRKQKRSMRRSTSTTSSALALLAFLFFLNILQRSLDESKQGPVLMTRITKQTKIRPRNDFIEDKQSTIETTTLDNIMVKKFENIYNNRGLSTQ
- the LOC100575107 gene encoding uncharacterized protein LOC100575107 isoform X2 gives rise to the protein MSLSATNAQTHNISDSRGTHNDNNGYLLPLNIGRAYSTRKQKRSMRRSTSTTSSALALLAFLFFLNILQRSLDESKQGPVLMTRITKQTKIRPRNDFIEDKQSTIETTTLDNIMVKKFENIYNNRGLSTQ